One Saccharopolyspora erythraea NRRL 2338 genomic region harbors:
- a CDS encoding S8 family peptidase produces MNRVRAGWRRRSVGIALSAVTGVVLAAATSLPAQAEGEIRNSDTGEIIPNSYLVVLSDTPQIQAADVSAVTANLLSRYTGELEHTFRTAVRGFSATMTDQQARRLAADPAVALVEPNKRVHAVDTQQNPPSWGLDRIDQRNLPLDNAYSYSTGADNVAAYVIDTGVRTTHQTFGGRAKHGFDAVDNDNDATDCNGHGTHVAGTIGGAEYGVAKGVDIYGVRVLDCQGSGSIAGVIAGIDWVTENAQKPAVANMSLGGGASSTLDQAVRNSVVSGVTYAVAAGNGDMFGNPQDACSSSPARTPEAITVGATDNTDTRASWSNYGTCLDIFAPGVGITSSWHSGDTATNTISGTSMATPHVAGAAALYLAANPSATPAQVGTALVAASTPNAVKDPRTGSPNRLLFTGTGDTPPPTGCEPVSSSAAVAIPDAGAAVTSSVNVTGCTGNARADLAVEVNITHTYRGDLVIDLISPSGRTWNLKQADVWDSADNVRATFTVDASSEVANGTWKLRVRDVYSQDTGRLDGWTLRA; encoded by the coding sequence ATGAATCGAGTTCGAGCTGGTTGGCGCCGACGGTCGGTCGGCATCGCCCTGTCCGCGGTGACCGGCGTGGTGCTGGCCGCGGCGACCTCCCTCCCGGCGCAGGCCGAAGGCGAGATCCGCAACTCCGACACCGGGGAGATCATCCCCAACAGCTACCTCGTCGTTCTCTCCGACACCCCGCAGATCCAGGCCGCCGACGTTTCGGCGGTCACCGCGAATCTGCTCTCCCGCTACACCGGGGAGCTCGAACACACCTTCCGCACCGCCGTGCGCGGATTCTCGGCCACGATGACCGACCAGCAAGCCCGGCGGCTGGCAGCCGACCCGGCGGTGGCCCTGGTCGAACCGAACAAGCGGGTGCACGCCGTCGACACCCAGCAGAACCCGCCGTCCTGGGGCCTGGATCGCATCGACCAGCGCAACCTGCCCCTGGACAACGCCTACAGCTACAGCACGGGGGCCGACAACGTCGCGGCCTACGTCATCGACACCGGTGTGCGCACCACCCACCAGACCTTCGGCGGCCGCGCCAAGCACGGCTTCGACGCGGTCGACAACGACAACGACGCCACCGACTGCAACGGCCACGGCACCCACGTCGCGGGCACCATCGGCGGTGCCGAGTACGGCGTGGCCAAGGGCGTCGACATCTACGGCGTCCGCGTCCTGGACTGCCAGGGCAGCGGCAGCATCGCCGGCGTCATCGCGGGCATCGACTGGGTCACCGAGAACGCCCAGAAGCCCGCGGTGGCCAACATGAGCCTCGGCGGCGGTGCCAGCAGCACCCTCGACCAGGCGGTGCGCAACTCCGTCGTCTCCGGCGTGACCTACGCGGTCGCCGCGGGCAACGGCGACATGTTCGGCAACCCGCAGGACGCCTGCTCCTCGTCGCCCGCCCGCACACCGGAGGCGATCACCGTCGGTGCCACCGACAACACCGACACCCGGGCGAGCTGGTCGAACTACGGCACCTGCCTGGACATCTTCGCGCCGGGCGTGGGCATCACCTCGTCGTGGCACTCCGGCGACACCGCCACCAACACCATCAGCGGCACCTCGATGGCCACCCCGCACGTCGCGGGCGCGGCGGCGCTGTACCTGGCGGCCAACCCGTCGGCCACACCGGCGCAGGTCGGTACCGCCCTGGTTGCGGCCTCGACGCCGAACGCGGTCAAGGACCCCAGGACCGGCTCGCCCAACAGGCTGCTGTTCACGGGCACGGGCGACACCCCGCCGCCCACGGGCTGCGAGCCGGTGAGCAGTTCCGCTGCGGTGGCGATCCCCGACGCGGGCGCGGCCGTGACCTCCTCGGTCAACGTCACCGGCTGCACCGGCAACGCCCGTGCGGATCTGGCCGTCGAGGTCAACATCACCCACACCTACCGGGGCGACCTGGTCATCGACCTGATCTCGCCCAGCGGCCGGACCTGGAACCTCAAGCAGGCCGACGTGTGGGACTCCGCCGACAACGTGCGCGCGACCTTCACCGTGGACGCCTCCTCCGAGGTGGCCAACGGCACCTGGAAGCTGCGGGTGCGCGACGTCTACTCCCAGGACACGGGACGGCTCGACGGCTGGACCCTGCGCGCCTGA
- the folE gene encoding GTP cyclohydrolase I FolE: MSAPALHVVHQPEAEIDLAAAEKAAADMLRALGISTDSESLRGTPGRMARAYAELFSPRPFDLTTFPNEEGYDELVLARSIPVRSVCEHHLLPFVGTAHVGYLPGERILGLSKLARVVEHFACRPQVQERLTKQVADWLSEQLEPKGVGVVIEAEHTCMTLRGVQATGSNTVTSTMLGTLRQDARSRQEFFALTGVNA; the protein is encoded by the coding sequence ATGTCCGCACCCGCCCTGCACGTCGTCCACCAGCCAGAAGCCGAGATCGACCTCGCCGCCGCCGAGAAGGCGGCCGCGGACATGTTGCGGGCACTGGGGATCTCCACCGACTCCGAGAGCCTGCGCGGCACACCGGGGCGGATGGCCCGCGCGTACGCGGAACTGTTCTCCCCGCGTCCGTTCGACCTGACGACCTTCCCGAACGAGGAGGGCTACGACGAGCTGGTGCTGGCGCGGTCGATCCCGGTGCGCTCGGTCTGCGAGCACCACCTGCTGCCGTTCGTCGGCACCGCGCACGTCGGCTACCTGCCGGGGGAGCGGATCCTGGGGCTGTCGAAGCTCGCCAGGGTCGTCGAGCACTTCGCCTGCCGCCCGCAGGTCCAGGAGCGGCTGACCAAGCAGGTCGCCGACTGGCTCTCCGAGCAGCTGGAGCCCAAGGGCGTCGGGGTCGTCATCGAAGCCGAGCACACCTGCATGACCCTGCGCGGTGTGCAGGCGACCGGCTCCAACACCGTCACCTCGACGATGCTGGGCACGCTCAGGCAGGACGCGCGTTCCAGGCAGGAGTTCTTCGCTCTCACCGGGGTCAACGCCTGA
- a CDS encoding helix-turn-helix transcriptional regulator translates to MELPEGGERTGSAVAAVAVLADDLRRGMYEFIRRARRPVGRDEAAAAVGISRKLAAFHLDKLVDAGLLCARFEPVGGIRKVGRTPKVYEPADTHIGVSIPPRRPDLLADVLLDAVLTEGEQETAAEAAMRTARERGHRLGTEERDRSRPGRLGAERTLTKAEDTLAGYGFEPDRETPTCVRLRNCPFHPLTAKSPELVCGLNHAFLRGFLAGLQARSVEAVLEPRPGECCVTLRTPPEP, encoded by the coding sequence ATGGAGTTGCCCGAGGGCGGCGAGCGGACTGGTTCGGCGGTGGCGGCGGTGGCCGTGCTGGCCGACGACCTGCGGCGCGGGATGTACGAGTTCATCCGCCGCGCCCGGCGGCCGGTGGGCCGCGACGAGGCGGCCGCCGCGGTCGGCATCTCCCGCAAGCTCGCAGCCTTCCACCTGGACAAGCTCGTCGACGCGGGGCTGCTGTGCGCGCGGTTCGAGCCGGTGGGCGGCATCCGCAAGGTCGGCCGCACGCCGAAGGTCTACGAACCCGCCGACACCCACATCGGGGTGAGCATCCCGCCGCGCAGGCCCGACCTGCTGGCCGACGTCCTGCTCGACGCCGTGCTCACCGAGGGCGAGCAGGAGACCGCGGCCGAGGCGGCGATGCGCACGGCCCGCGAACGCGGGCACCGCCTCGGCACCGAGGAGCGCGACCGCAGCCGCCCCGGCCGCCTCGGCGCCGAGCGCACGCTGACCAAGGCCGAGGACACGCTCGCCGGCTACGGCTTCGAACCGGACCGGGAGACGCCGACCTGCGTCCGGCTGCGCAACTGCCCGTTCCACCCGCTGACCGCGAAGTCGCCGGAGCTGGTGTGCGGGCTCAACCACGCGTTCCTGCGCGGGTTCCTGGCCGGTCTTCAGGCGCGTTCCGTGGAGGCCGTCCTCGAACCGCGCCCCGGGGAGTGCTGCGTCACCCTGCGCACCCCGCCCGAGCCGTAG
- a CDS encoding helix-turn-helix domain-containing protein, whose amino-acid sequence MGRIDHRAEVREFLSSRRARITPEQAGLPAYGGTRRVEGLRREEVAMLAGVSVDYYVRMERGNLSGASEAVLDALAAALQLDEAERDHLFSLARATGPGRGRRPTPPTSVRPAVQQVLNAITDAPAWVRNARHDIVAMNSLARALYAPVLADPRRPANTTRFVYLDPAARDFFVDWDRVANDAAAMLRLEAGRNPHDKALIELVGELSTRSEVFRQRWASHDVQFHRSGRKRLHHPVVGRLDLNYESMELPSEPGLVLNVYTAAPDSPAADGLKMLASWAATQELTEDPRTSDRT is encoded by the coding sequence GGGCCGGATCGACCACCGCGCGGAGGTCCGCGAGTTCCTCAGCTCGCGGCGGGCGCGCATCACCCCCGAGCAGGCAGGGCTACCCGCCTACGGCGGCACGCGCCGGGTCGAGGGACTGCGCCGGGAAGAGGTCGCGATGCTGGCCGGCGTCTCCGTCGACTACTACGTCCGCATGGAGCGGGGCAACCTCTCCGGCGCCTCCGAGGCCGTGCTCGACGCGCTGGCCGCGGCCCTGCAACTGGACGAGGCCGAGCGCGACCACCTGTTCTCCCTCGCCCGCGCCACGGGTCCGGGACGAGGTCGGCGCCCAACGCCCCCGACCAGCGTGCGCCCGGCGGTCCAGCAGGTTCTCAACGCCATCACCGACGCACCGGCCTGGGTGCGCAACGCCCGCCACGACATCGTGGCCATGAACAGCCTCGCTCGCGCTCTCTACGCGCCCGTCCTCGCCGACCCCCGCCGACCGGCGAACACCACGCGGTTCGTCTACCTCGACCCGGCCGCGCGCGACTTCTTCGTCGACTGGGACCGCGTCGCCAACGACGCCGCCGCGATGCTGCGCCTCGAAGCCGGCCGCAACCCCCACGACAAGGCGCTGATCGAGCTCGTCGGCGAGCTCTCGACCCGCAGCGAGGTCTTCCGGCAGCGCTGGGCCTCCCACGACGTCCAGTTCCACCGCAGCGGCCGGAAACGCCTCCACCACCCCGTCGTCGGCCGGCTCGACCTCAACTACGAGTCGATGGAACTGCCCTCCGAGCCGGGGCTGGTCCTCAACGTCTACACCGCGGCGCCGGACAGCCCGGCCGCCGACGGCCTCAAGATGCTCGCCAGTTGGGCCGCGACCCAGGAACTCACCGAAGACCCGCGCACGTCCGACCGCACCTGA